In a single window of the Nicotiana tomentosiformis chromosome 10, ASM39032v3, whole genome shotgun sequence genome:
- the LOC138900103 gene encoding uncharacterized protein: MGIVEVSEVAFTTFQLPGVAYQWWHVYEEGRPTDAIPPTWAYFSEMFLKEFIPQTFRDTWHTEFEWLHQGTMTVSEYTIRFSELASHAPILVSTVRERVRRFIEGLDYDYKICMARELQTDIPFQHVVETATMLEHVRSEEKESKEAKRSRNSGGFSRFYSAVMTHHDGGSGS, encoded by the coding sequence atgggtattgtggaagtgagcgaagttgcctttactacatttcaactgccAGGAGTAGCGTATCAATGGTGGCACGtgtatgaagaaggtagaccaaccgatgccataccaccaacttgggcttatTTCTCGGAGATGTTTTTAAAAGAGTTTATTCCCCAGACTTTCCGGGATacatggcacacagagtttgaatggttgcatcagggcaccatgacggtaTCAGAATAtactatcaggttcagtgaattagccagccatgcacctatcttggtttctacagttagagagagagtccgcagattcattgaagggctcgattatgattataaaatatgtatggctcgagagttgcagactgacattccatttcagcatgTAGTAGAGACTGCCACGATGTTAGAACATGTTCGAAGTGAGGagaaggagtctaaggaggccaaaaggtctcggaatTCTGGAGGATTTAGTAGATTTTACTCTGCAGTTATGACTCATCATGATGGAGGCTCGGGCAGTTGA
- the LOC138900101 gene encoding uncharacterized protein — MPTGRLAKLQILLTEVDIVNVTCTTMKEQALADHLAENLVDNEYQPLNTFSDEKVNSVEVVTGNSNALKMFFNGAANAKSIRIGEILISPARQYYHAMARLLFFYTNNPAEYETCIMVLNMEIDMGVQELLIMGDSDLLIRQAQGERETQDIKLIPYR; from the coding sequence ATGCCAACTGGTAGACTGGCTAAGTTGCAAATATTGCTTACTGAAGTTGACATAGTTAATGTCACCTGCACTACAATGAAGGAacaagcattagcggatcatttggcagagaaccTAGTTGATAACGAATACCAGCCTTTGAATACCTTTTCGGATGAGAAAGTAAATTCAGTTGAAGTGGTCACAGGAAACAGTAACGCCTTGAAAATGTTTTTTAATGGAGCAGCAAATGCAAAAAGCATACGGATTGGGGAAATTCTTATTTCACCTGCCAGACAATACTACCATGCCATGGCACGCCTTCTGTTCTTCTACACCAATAACCCTGCTGAATACGAAACTTGTATCATGGTGTTGAACATGGAAATCGATATGGGTGTGCAAGAGTTATTGATTATGGGAGACTCCGATTTGCTTattcggcaagcccaaggtgaacGAGAAACTCAAGATATCAAACTCATCCCATACAGATAG
- the LOC138900102 gene encoding uncharacterized protein, whose protein sequence is MFGTIYYVSRTLNYAQVNYATIEKDFFAAVSTFDKFRSYLVESKVIVHTNHSALKYLLSKNELKPRLMWWLLLMQEFDLEIKDRKGTKNQVADHLSRLERPPVKIVEKTEEFPNEQSFSITAVSERLPWYSDIANFLASGWLPHDLSLDQKRKLQSERCVLEGKTENILSHYHYGVARGNYGGNQTATEVMEVGKRDEMPLNSILVYDIFDVLSIDFMGEHRFSQINELDEVRLDANENARIFKGKTKK, encoded by the exons ATGTTCGGGACCATCTACTACGTGAGTCGGACTTTGAATTATGCTCAGGTAAACTATGCTACCATAGAAAAAGATTTCTTTGCAGCGGTCTCTACTTTCGACAAGTTTAGATCATACCTAGTGGAAAGCAAGGTAATCGTGCATACTAATCACTCAGCATTAAAGTATTTGCTGAGTAAGAACGAGTTGAAACCACGTTTAATGTGGTGGTTGTTATTGATGCAAGAGTTCGACCTTGAGATCAAGGACAGAAAAGGCACgaaaaatcaagtggctgatcatttGTCTCGACTGGAGAGACCACCCGTCAAAATTGTGGAAAAAACGGAAGAGTTCCCAAATGAGCAGAGTTTTTCCATTACAGCGGTCTCGGAAAGACTGCCATGGTATTCTGATATAGCCAACTTTTTGGCTAGTGGGTGGTTGCCTCATGATTTGTCCTTAGACCAGAAGAGAAAGCTGCAAAGCGAG AGATGTGTACTGGAAGGGAAAACTGAGAACATATTGTCCCATTATCATTACGGAGTAGCTAGAGGGAATTATGGAGGAAATCAAACAGCAACAGAAGTCATGGAAGTTGG CAAGAGGGATGAGATGCCTCTGAACTCTATTTTGGTATATGACATCTTTGACGTTTTGAGCATTGACTTTATGG GAGAACACAGATTTTCGCAGATAAATGAGCTGGATGAAGTCAGATTGGATGCGAATGAAAATGCGCGAATTTTCAAGGGAAAGACGAAGAAATAG